The Nostoc commune NIES-4072 genome includes a window with the following:
- a CDS encoding ParM/StbA family protein: protein MPKTKEKTDVKKVVITIDMGASKTKAIVQEYPEGKPVVLLFDSEVADIAKASIESVQQEGSPESRTWVGIGDEYCALGELARRRFGGISQLKELKYELAVPKICGAFWLAKEKLNLGNDVAAYLSILLPPGEVQDKEQLQVRLKDAFRGFDTPAGKMRVKMLRYDAASEGSGIFFHRRQSLGDNMPASMYVMLGYRNASIFTFRSGSIGAGITSNFGMSWLVNNFTSKTSGLSPDNPNIIEVLVEAGVSCDSQVMQKLSRKRKGDEIQLDGELMSKALLLARDEYWRAIVRWLRSKMDDDIEELVFCGGTADYIRPEIDAYFQKEGIKVSWHGNIFIPDEISSGIGNRMADVWALYQYMIIQFDELTGYTRSEVVLLTKSAEGSTDEEVKRKYNFTPCDRPSTFIAVNENV, encoded by the coding sequence ATGCCCAAAACTAAGGAGAAAACAGACGTAAAAAAGGTAGTAATTACGATTGACATGGGTGCAAGTAAAACCAAGGCGATCGTTCAAGAGTATCCAGAGGGAAAGCCTGTTGTTTTACTTTTTGACTCAGAAGTAGCAGATATTGCTAAAGCTTCGATTGAGAGCGTTCAACAAGAAGGTAGTCCTGAATCTCGTACTTGGGTAGGAATAGGCGATGAGTATTGCGCCTTGGGAGAGCTTGCCCGTCGTCGATTTGGGGGTATATCGCAGCTGAAGGAGCTAAAGTACGAACTGGCAGTCCCCAAAATTTGTGGTGCATTTTGGCTGGCTAAGGAGAAGTTGAACCTGGGTAATGATGTTGCAGCTTACTTGAGCATCCTGCTACCGCCCGGTGAAGTGCAAGACAAAGAACAGTTACAAGTTCGGTTGAAGGATGCGTTTCGAGGATTTGATACACCAGCAGGTAAGATGCGGGTAAAAATGCTTCGTTATGATGCAGCTTCTGAGGGTAGTGGGATATTTTTTCACCGTAGGCAATCGCTTGGCGATAATATGCCTGCTTCGATGTATGTGATGCTTGGTTATCGCAACGCAAGTATTTTCACCTTTCGTAGTGGTTCAATTGGTGCGGGAATAACCAGTAATTTTGGTATGTCTTGGCTGGTGAATAATTTTACTTCTAAGACATCAGGACTAAGCCCTGATAATCCCAATATTATCGAGGTGTTGGTAGAAGCTGGAGTTAGTTGTGACTCCCAGGTGATGCAGAAACTCTCACGCAAACGCAAAGGTGATGAAATTCAACTTGATGGCGAGTTGATGTCCAAGGCTTTATTGCTTGCTAGAGATGAATATTGGCGTGCGATCGTCAGATGGTTGCGCTCGAAGATGGATGATGATATTGAAGAACTGGTGTTTTGCGGAGGGACTGCGGATTACATTCGTCCAGAAATAGACGCTTACTTCCAGAAAGAGGGGATTAAGGTATCTTGGCACGGTAATATTTTTATACCTGATGAGATATCTTCCGGTATTGGCAATCGGATGGCGGATGTCTGGGCGCTCTACCAATATATGATTATTCAGTTTGATGAGTTGACTGGTTATACCCGCTCTGAGGTTGTACTGCTAACTAAATCCGCTGAAGGTAGTACAGATGAAGAAGTTAAACGTAAGTATAATTTTACGCCTTGTGATCGACCTAGTACCTTTATTGCTGTGAACGAGAATGTTTGA